A region of Desulfolithobacter dissulfuricans DNA encodes the following proteins:
- a CDS encoding twin-arginine translocase TatA/TatE family subunit, protein MFGLGTPELIVILAIAFLFFGGKKLPEIGSGLGKAIGSFKKGLDDAEEAGVDLKRSLPGVKEVTAVKEKVDKARDITQVLTK, encoded by the coding sequence ATGTTTGGACTTGGTACACCGGAACTTATCGTTATCCTGGCCATTGCCTTTCTCTTCTTTGGTGGAAAAAAACTGCCGGAGATCGGTTCGGGGCTCGGAAAAGCCATCGGCAGTTTCAAGAAAGGGCTTGATGACGCGGAAGAGGCAGGCGTTGATCTTAAGAGGAGCCTGCCCGGCGTCAAGGAAGTGACCGCGGTCAAGGAGAAAGTGGATAAAGCCCGTGATATAACCCAGGTCTTGACCAAATAG
- a CDS encoding glutamate synthase yields the protein MCRLALKSADDPFSPYEVLTAMEAMREGYDGSGLGLLLRGISFEDFNYKPNRPILSGIVQSEAALHRLNKFMEDRGFELRYDHEFDLDRRVLEVGDQYKYVIRVYRLPDDWSSKSEEEVENLLMHTRLDLRRDGEEHDGDLTVFSFWPDVMMIKEVGWPLQVGDGLSLHDGRIKARVVMAQGRQNTNYGINLYACHPFFIQGISTMTNGENTAFVPIRDWLLGLHKPGYQGYQSDSEVFTHILHYTLKELKLPLQAYKHIITPLKTEELEKHPSGDFLRGLRDSCRRLIIDGPNCVIGTLSDETCLMVMDHKKMRPGTVGGRPGCWAMASEMCGVESLVPDRDRSLDFQPMREHTVIIPPDRKELVIWSQFDPYPLAQAA from the coding sequence ATGTGTCGTTTAGCTCTGAAAAGTGCTGATGATCCCTTTTCGCCCTATGAAGTGCTTACGGCCATGGAGGCCATGCGCGAGGGCTACGACGGAAGTGGTCTGGGACTGCTTCTGCGGGGGATCAGCTTTGAGGATTTCAACTATAAGCCCAACCGGCCGATTCTTTCCGGTATAGTTCAGTCGGAAGCTGCGCTGCACCGGTTGAACAAGTTCATGGAAGATCGCGGGTTCGAGCTGCGCTACGACCATGAGTTTGACCTGGATCGCCGGGTGCTCGAGGTGGGGGATCAGTACAAGTACGTGATTCGCGTCTACCGGCTGCCCGATGACTGGAGTAGCAAGAGCGAGGAAGAGGTGGAGAACCTGCTCATGCACACGCGGCTCGATCTCCGGCGGGACGGAGAAGAGCACGACGGTGACCTGACGGTTTTCTCCTTCTGGCCGGACGTGATGATGATCAAGGAAGTGGGCTGGCCGCTGCAGGTGGGGGACGGACTCTCTCTGCACGATGGCCGGATCAAGGCCCGGGTCGTCATGGCCCAGGGGCGGCAGAACACCAACTACGGTATCAACCTCTATGCCTGCCACCCCTTCTTCATCCAGGGTATATCCACGATGACCAACGGTGAGAACACCGCTTTTGTTCCCATCCGTGACTGGTTGCTCGGTCTGCACAAGCCCGGCTATCAGGGCTATCAGTCCGACTCCGAGGTCTTCACCCACATCCTCCATTACACCTTGAAAGAGCTGAAACTGCCTCTTCAGGCCTACAAACACATCATCACCCCGCTCAAGACCGAAGAGCTGGAGAAACATCCCAGCGGGGATTTTCTCCGCGGCCTGCGCGACAGCTGTCGCCGACTCATCATCGACGGTCCCAACTGTGTGATCGGGACCCTGTCCGATGAAACCTGCCTGATGGTGATGGATCATAAGAAGATGCGTCCCGGTACCGTGGGTGGGCGTCCCGGCTGCTGGGCCATGGCGTCCGAGATGTGCGGGGTGGAATCCCTGGTGCCGGACCGGGACCGCAGTCTTGATTTTCAACCCATGCGCGAACATACA